TCCGCACGGCCGGTGGTGGAGTCCGTCTTCTCGGGGCCGCGCAGCTACGTCGAGATCGTCGCCGGGTGCAACCGTGACGGCCGGCACACCACCACCGAGGTCGGCCTAAGCATCGTCGACACCTCGGCGGGCCGGGTGTTGGTGAGTCCGTCGCGGGCATTCGACGGCGAGTGGGTCTCCACCTTCAGCCCTGGGACACCGTTTGCGATCGCCGTCGCGATCCAAACACTGACCGCGTGCTTGCCAGACGGGCAATGGTTCCCGGGACAGCGGGTGTCGCGGGACTTCTCCACCCAATCCTCGTAATCAGAAACCAGAAAGTGAGCACGATGTCCCAGGAACGGTCCCGCTGATGTCCGGCACCGTCATGCAGATCGTCCGCGTCGCCATTCTTGCGGACAGCAGGTTGACCGAGATGGCCCTGCCCGCGGAGTTGCCACTGCGCGAAATCCTGCCCGCGGTACAACGCTTGGTGGTTCCCTCGGCGCAAAACGGCGATGGTGGCCAAGCCGACTCCGGCGCTGCCGTGCAACTGAGTTTGGCGCCCGTCGGCGGGCAGCCGTTTAGCTTGGATGCCAGCCTGGACACCGTCGGTGTCGTCGACGGTGATCTGTTGGTGTTGCAGCCGGTGCCCGCCGGTCCGGCCGCGCCGGGCATCGTCGAAGACATCGCCGACGCCGCGATGATCTTTTCGACGTCGCGGTTAAAGCCCTGGGGCATAGCGCATATCCAACGAGGAGCGCTGGCCGCGGTGATTGCCGTGGCTCTGCTGGCTACCGGTTTGACGGTGACCTATCGGGTTGCCACCGGTGTGCTGGCCGGGCTGCTGGCGGTGGCCGGGATCGCGGTGGCTAGCGCGCTGGCCGGATTGTTGATCACCATCCGTTCGCCACGTTCGGGTATCGCGCTGTCGATCGCCGCGCTGGTCCCCATCGGCGCGGCCCTGGCGTTGGCGGTGCCAGGAAAGTTCGGGCCGGCGCAGGTATTGCTGGGTGCAGCTGGGGTAGCCGCATGGTCGCTGATCGCGCTGATGATTCCCAGCGCCGAACGGGAACGCGTCGTCGCCTTCTTCACCGCAGCGGCGGTGGTCGGGGCGTCGGTGGCGCTGGCGGCCGGTGCGCAATTGCTGTGGCAGCTGCCGTTGTTGAGCATCGGCTGCGGGCTGATTGTGGCGGCGCTGTTGGTCACCATCCAGGCGGCTCAGCTTTCCGCACTGTGGGCGCGGTTCCCGTTGCCGGTGATCCCGGCGCCGGGGGATCCCACCCCGTCGGCCCCGCCGTTGCGCCTGCTGGAGGATTTGCCTCGGCGGGTGCGGGTCAGTGACGCCCATCAAAGCGGCTTCATCGCCGCGGCCGTGCTGCTCAGCGTGTTGGGGTCGGTGGCCATCGCGGTGCGCCCAGAGGCGCTCAGCGTTGTGGGCTGGTATCTGGTGGCGGCGACTGCGGCCGCGGCCACCCTGCGCGCGCGGGTGTGGGATTCGGCCGCATGCAAGGCGTGGCTGCTGGCTCAGCCCTATCTGGTAGCCGGGGTCCTGTTGGTGTTCTACACCGCGACCGGACGCTATGTCGCCGCGTTCGGCGCGGTGCTGGTGCTAGCCGTGCTCATGCTGGCCTGGGTTGTGGTGGCACTGAACCCGGGCATCGCTTCGCCGGAGAGCTACTCGCTGCCGCTGCGCCGGCTGCTGGGTTTGGTCGCCGCCGGGCTGGATGTTTCGCTGATCCCCGTCATGGCCTACCTGGTCGGATTGTTCGCTTGGGTGCTCAACAGATGATCCGTGCCGCATTTGCGTGTCTGGCGGCGACCGTGGTCGTTGCGGGGTGGTGGACGCCGCCGGCGTGGGCGATCGGGCCGCCGGTGGTGGACGCCGCCGCGCAACCGCCCAGCGGAGACCCGGGACCGGTGGCGCCGATGGAACAACGCGGTGCGTGCAGCGTCTCCGGTGTTATCCCGGGCACCGATCCAGGCGTACCGACGCCCAGCCAAACGATGCTGAATCTGCCTGCGGCTTGGCAGTTTTCCCGGGGTGAGGGCCAGCTGGTGGCGATCATCGACACCGGGGTGCAGCCGGGCCCGCGACTGCCCAACGTCGATGCCGGTGGTGACTTCGTGGAGTCGACCGACGGGCTGACCGATTGTGACGGGCATGGCACCCTGGTCGCCGGAATCGTCGCCGGCCAGCCCGGTAATGACGGCTTCTCTGGTGTGGCGCCGGCGGCGCGGCTGCTGTCCATCAGGGCGATGTCTACGAAGTTCTCACCGCGCACATCGGGGGGCGATCCGCAGCTGGCGCAGGCCACACTTGACGTCGCGGTGCTGGCCGGTGCCATCGTTCATGCGGCCGACCTTGGTGCCAAGGTGATCAACGTCTCCACGATCACCTGCCTACCCGCCGATCGGATGGTCGACCAGGCCGCGCTGGGCGCGGCGATCCGGTATGCGGCGGTGGACAAGGACGCGGTGATCGTGGCGGCCGCGGGAAACACCGGAGCGAGCGGATCGGTCAGCGCGTCGTGTGATTCCAACCCGTTGACCGATCTGAGCCGCCCAGACGATCCGCGGAACTGGGCGGGCGTCACCTCGGTGTCCATCCCGTCGTGGTGGCAGCCCTACGTGTTGTCGGTGGCGTCGCTCACATCCGCCGGGCAGCCATCGAAATTCAGCATGCCCGGGCCGTGGGTGGGCATCGCCGCACCCGGGGAAAACATTGCGTCGGTGAGTAACTCAGGCGACGGCGCCCTGGCTAACGGACTGCCCGACGCCCACCAGAAACTGGTGGCTCTCAGCGGCACCAGCTACGCGGCCGGCTATGTCTCCGGGGTGGCCGCGCTGGTCCGCAGCCGCTATCCCGGGCTGAACGCCACCGAGGTGGTGCGCCGGCTGACCGCCACCGCGCACCGCGGCGCCCGAGAGTCCTCCAACATCGTCGGCGCCGGCAACCTGGACGCGGTGGCGGCCCTGACCTGGCAACTGCCCGCCGAACCCGGGGGCGGTGCCGCACCGGCCAAGCCGGTCGCCGATCCGCCGGTCCCGGCGCCCAAAGACACCACACCGCGCAACGTCGCATTCGCCGGAGCAGCCGCGCTGAGCGTGCTGGTCGGGCTCACAGCCGCGACTGTCGCGATAGCGCGCCGACGAAGGGAGCCCACCGAATGAACCCGATCCCTTCTTGGCCCGGCAGGGGCCGGGTCACGTTGGTGCTGCTGGCGGTGGTGCCTGTAGCGCTGGCCTACCCCTGGCAATCGACACGCGATTACGTGCTGCTGGGCGTGGCCGCCGCCGTCGTGATTGGGCTATTCGGCTTCTGGCGCGGGCTGTATTTCACCACGATCGCGCGCCGCGGGTTGGCAATCCTGCGCCGCCGACGCCGGATTGCCGAGCCCGCAACGTGCACGCGCACAACGGTGCTGGTGTGGGTTGGGCCGCCGGCATCGGATACGAACGTGCTGCCGCTGACGCTGATCGCCCGGTATTTGGACCGATACGGCATCCGCGCCGACACGATTCGCATCACCAGCCGCGTCACCGCATCCGGCGACTGCCGGACCTGGGTCGGGTTGACGGTGGTCGCCGACGATAACCTGGCGGCGCTGCAGGCCCGGTCAGCGCGCATCCCCTTGCAAGAGACCGCGCAGGTCGCGGCGCGCCGGCTCGCCGACCATCTGCGCGAAATCGGTTGGGAGGCTGGTACGGCCGCACCCGACGAGATCCCAGCGTTGGTGGCTGCGGATTCTCGCGAGACGTGGCGCGGAATGCGGCACACCGACTCGGATTACGTTGCGGCATATCGGGTCAGCGCCAATGCCGAGTTGCCCGATACGTTGCCCGCGATCCGGTCGCGTCCGGCGCAGGAGACCTGGATCGCGCTGGAGATCGCATATGCCGCCGGGTCATCAACCCGCTACACGGTGG
Above is a window of Mycobacterium tuberculosis H37Rv DNA encoding:
- the eccE3 gene encoding ESX-3 secretion system protein EccE (A core mycobacterial gene; conserved in mycobacterial strains (See Marmiesse et al., 2004 PMID:14766927).) → MNPIPSWPGRGRVTLVLLAVVPVALAYPWQSTRDYVLLGVAAAVVIGLFGFWRGLYFTTIARRGLAILRRRRRIAEPATCTRTTVLVWVGPPASDTNVLPLTLIARYLDRYGIRADTIRITSRVTASGDCRTWVGLTVVADDNLAALQARSARIPLQETAQVAARRLADHLREIGWEAGTAAPDEIPALVAADSRETWRGMRHTDSDYVAAYRVSANAELPDTLPAIRSRPAQETWIALEIAYAAGSSTRYTVAAACALRTDWRPGGTAPVAGLLPQHGNHVPALTALDPRSTRRLDGHTDAPADLLTRLHWPTPTAGAHRAPLTNAVSRT
- the eccD3 gene encoding ESX-3 secretion system protein EccD, with amino-acid sequence MSGTVMQIVRVAILADSRLTEMALPAELPLREILPAVQRLVVPSAQNGDGGQADSGAAVQLSLAPVGGQPFSLDASLDTVGVVDGDLLVLQPVPAGPAAPGIVEDIADAAMIFSTSRLKPWGIAHIQRGALAAVIAVALLATGLTVTYRVATGVLAGLLAVAGIAVASALAGLLITIRSPRSGIALSIAALVPIGAALALAVPGKFGPAQVLLGAAGVAAWSLIALMIPSAERERVVAFFTAAAVVGASVALAAGAQLLWQLPLLSIGCGLIVAALLVTIQAAQLSALWARFPLPVIPAPGDPTPSAPPLRLLEDLPRRVRVSDAHQSGFIAAAVLLSVLGSVAIAVRPEALSVVGWYLVAATAAAATLRARVWDSAACKAWLLAQPYLVAGVLLVFYTATGRYVAAFGAVLVLAVLMLAWVVVALNPGIASPESYSLPLRRLLGLVAAGLDVSLIPVMAYLVGLFAWVLNR
- the mycP3 gene encoding membrane-anchored mycosin MycP, whose protein sequence is MIRAAFACLAATVVVAGWWTPPAWAIGPPVVDAAAQPPSGDPGPVAPMEQRGACSVSGVIPGTDPGVPTPSQTMLNLPAAWQFSRGEGQLVAIIDTGVQPGPRLPNVDAGGDFVESTDGLTDCDGHGTLVAGIVAGQPGNDGFSGVAPAARLLSIRAMSTKFSPRTSGGDPQLAQATLDVAVLAGAIVHAADLGAKVINVSTITCLPADRMVDQAALGAAIRYAAVDKDAVIVAAAGNTGASGSVSASCDSNPLTDLSRPDDPRNWAGVTSVSIPSWWQPYVLSVASLTSAGQPSKFSMPGPWVGIAAPGENIASVSNSGDGALANGLPDAHQKLVALSGTSYAAGYVSGVAALVRSRYPGLNATEVVRRLTATAHRGARESSNIVGAGNLDAVAALTWQLPAEPGGGAAPAKPVADPPVPAPKDTTPRNVAFAGAAALSVLVGLTAATVAIARRRREPTE